A stretch of the Clostridium fungisolvens genome encodes the following:
- the ppdK gene encoding pyruvate, phosphate dikinase, whose translation MEIKKYVYLFKEGKASMKNLLGGKGANLAEMTTLGIPVPQGFIVTTEACNKYYEDGRKISPEIINQIHEKLAQLEEITGKKFGDLNKPLLVSVRSGARVSMPGMMDTILNLGLNDAAVEAMASLTNNPRFAYDSYRRFIQMFSDVVMGIEKRLFEAKIDEMKEEKGVHFDTDLTADDLKELVVRFKALYKKEKGEDFPQDPKDQLIESITAVFRSWDNPRAIVYRRLNDIPGDWGTAVNVQEMVFGNKGETSGTGVAFSRDPSTGENAIYGEYLMNAQGEDVVAGIRTPQPIAKLQEQNPEIYKQFEDIVNTLEKHYRDMQDMEFTIEEGTLYFLQTRNGKRTAQSALKIAVDLVEEGMLTKEEALLKVDPKQLDSLLHPTFDPAEMKKVEVVAKGLPASPGAACGKIAFSAEEAKERAANGETVVLVRLETSPEDIEGMIAARGILTVRGGMTSHAAVVARGMGTCCVAGCGELKISEANRTLEVAGKTLTANDWISIDGSTGNIYAQAIKTVSPEISGYFATFMGWADETRKLKVRTNADTPRDTIQAVEFGAEGIGLCRTEHMFFAEDRIAAVREMIVAKTVEQRRKALDKLLPMQRGDFASMYEALEGRPATIRFLDPPLHEFLPQAEEDIIALAKEMDITYEELKATCEELHEFNPMMGHRGCRLAVSYPEIAEMQTRAVMEAAIEVRNNKGYDVVPEIMIPLVGEIKELKYVKDIVVETAKTVMSEKGVEIPFKVGTMIEIPRAALTADTIAKEAEFFSFGTNDLTQMTFGFSRDDAAKFLKDYYEKKIYEQDPFAKIDQTGVGELMKIAVEKGRSERADIKLGICGEHGGDPSSVEFCHALGLDYVSCSPFRVPIARLAAAQAQIKNPR comes from the coding sequence ATGGAGATCAAAAAATATGTTTACCTCTTCAAAGAAGGTAAGGCATCAATGAAAAATTTACTGGGAGGTAAAGGTGCTAATTTAGCTGAGATGACAACTTTGGGTATACCTGTTCCACAAGGATTTATAGTAACTACAGAAGCTTGTAATAAATATTATGAAGATGGAAGAAAGATTTCGCCAGAAATAATAAATCAAATTCATGAAAAGCTAGCTCAGTTAGAAGAAATAACAGGTAAAAAATTCGGTGATTTAAATAAACCTCTTTTAGTTTCAGTAAGATCTGGAGCAAGAGTATCAATGCCAGGTATGATGGATACAATATTAAATCTTGGTTTAAATGATGCTGCTGTTGAAGCAATGGCAAGTCTTACAAACAATCCAAGATTTGCATATGATTCATATAGAAGATTTATTCAAATGTTCTCAGACGTTGTAATGGGAATAGAAAAGAGATTATTTGAAGCTAAAATCGATGAGATGAAAGAAGAAAAGGGTGTACATTTCGATACAGATTTAACTGCTGATGATCTTAAAGAATTAGTTGTAAGATTTAAGGCACTTTATAAGAAAGAAAAAGGTGAGGACTTCCCACAAGATCCTAAAGATCAGCTTATAGAATCAATCACTGCTGTATTTAGATCATGGGATAACCCAAGAGCTATAGTTTATAGAAGACTTAATGATATACCTGGGGATTGGGGAACTGCTGTAAACGTTCAAGAGATGGTTTTCGGTAACAAAGGAGAAACATCTGGTACAGGAGTTGCATTCTCAAGAGACCCATCTACAGGAGAAAATGCAATATATGGTGAGTACTTAATGAATGCTCAAGGTGAGGATGTTGTTGCTGGTATAAGAACTCCTCAACCAATTGCTAAATTACAGGAACAAAATCCTGAAATTTATAAGCAATTTGAAGACATAGTTAATACCTTAGAAAAACATTACAGAGATATGCAAGATATGGAGTTCACAATAGAAGAAGGAACTTTATATTTCTTACAAACTAGAAATGGTAAGAGAACTGCTCAATCAGCATTAAAGATTGCTGTAGATCTAGTTGAAGAAGGAATGCTTACAAAGGAAGAAGCACTTCTAAAAGTTGATCCAAAGCAATTAGACTCATTACTTCATCCAACTTTTGATCCTGCTGAAATGAAAAAGGTTGAAGTTGTAGCTAAGGGGTTACCAGCTTCACCAGGTGCTGCATGTGGAAAAATAGCATTCTCAGCTGAAGAAGCTAAAGAAAGAGCGGCAAATGGAGAAACTGTAGTTTTAGTAAGACTTGAAACATCTCCAGAAGATATAGAAGGTATGATAGCTGCAAGAGGTATATTAACTGTAAGAGGTGGTATGACATCACATGCTGCAGTTGTTGCTAGAGGTATGGGAACTTGCTGCGTTGCTGGATGTGGAGAATTAAAGATTAGTGAAGCTAATAGAACATTAGAAGTTGCAGGTAAGACTTTAACTGCTAATGATTGGATATCAATAGATGGTTCAACTGGTAATATATATGCTCAAGCTATAAAGACTGTTTCACCAGAAATAAGCGGATATTTCGCAACATTTATGGGATGGGCTGATGAAACAAGAAAATTAAAGGTTAGAACAAACGCTGATACACCAAGAGATACAATTCAAGCAGTAGAATTTGGTGCAGAAGGTATTGGATTATGCAGAACAGAGCACATGTTCTTCGCTGAAGATAGAATTGCTGCTGTTAGAGAAATGATAGTTGCTAAGACTGTAGAACAAAGAAGAAAAGCTTTAGATAAGCTTCTTCCAATGCAAAGAGGCGATTTCGCATCTATGTACGAGGCACTAGAAGGAAGACCAGCTACTATAAGATTCTTAGATCCACCACTACATGAATTCTTACCTCAAGCTGAAGAAGATATCATAGCTTTAGCTAAGGAAATGGATATAACTTATGAGGAGCTTAAAGCAACTTGTGAGGAATTACATGAATTCAACCCAATGATGGGGCATAGAGGATGCCGTTTGGCTGTTTCATACCCAGAAATAGCTGAAATGCAAACAAGAGCTGTTATGGAAGCTGCTATTGAAGTTAGAAACAATAAAGGCTATGATGTAGTTCCTGAAATAATGATTCCATTAGTTGGTGAAATAAAAGAATTAAAATATGTTAAAGATATAGTAGTAGAAACTGCTAAGACAGTTATGAGTGAAAAAGGTGTAGAAATACCTTTCAAAGTTGGTACAATGATAGAAATCCCAAGAGCTGCTTTAACTGCAGATACTATAGCTAAAGAAGCTGAATTCTTCTCATTTGGTACTAATGACTTAACTCAAATGACTTTTGGTTTCTCAAGAGATGACGCTGCTAAGTTCTTAAAAGACTACTATGAAAAGAAGATCTATGAACAAGATCCATTTGCTAAGATTGACCAAACAGGTGTTGGTGAATTGATGAAGATAGCAGTTGAAAAAGGTAGATCTGAAAGAGCTGATATCAAACTTGGTATCTGTGGAGAACACGGTGGAGATCCTTCTTCAGTAGAATTCTGCCATGCATTAGGATTAGACTATGTATCATGTTCACCATTTAGAGTTCCAATAGCTAGATTAGCTGCTGCTCAAGCTCAAATTAAAAATCCAAGATAG
- a CDS encoding helix-turn-helix transcriptional regulator, which translates to MKLSPRQEEIIKLVKEGQPITSEALASKLGVTRAALRPDLAVLTMIGALDARPKVGYVYTEKPMNNLMYEHITNIKVKDIMSKPAFVNEETMVYDAIVNLFLTDVGTLFVESDGFLIGAVSRKDFLKIAIGGTDIHKVPVGVIMTRMPNIIFVSKEESAYNAAKKIIEHEIDSIPVVEKVLDEEQKDQYKIIGKISKTNITKLFVKMGNGQ; encoded by the coding sequence TTGAAGTTATCACCGCGTCAGGAAGAGATAATAAAGCTTGTAAAAGAGGGACAGCCTATTACCTCAGAAGCGCTGGCTTCAAAGCTAGGGGTTACTAGAGCGGCATTAAGGCCAGATTTAGCAGTGCTTACTATGATTGGTGCCTTAGATGCAAGACCAAAGGTAGGTTATGTTTACACTGAGAAGCCAATGAATAACCTCATGTATGAGCACATCACCAATATAAAGGTTAAAGACATAATGTCTAAGCCTGCATTTGTAAACGAAGAAACTATGGTATATGACGCGATAGTGAATCTTTTTTTAACAGATGTAGGAACATTATTTGTTGAAAGTGATGGCTTTTTAATAGGTGCTGTTTCAAGAAAAGATTTCTTGAAGATAGCTATAGGTGGAACAGATATACATAAAGTTCCTGTAGGTGTCATAATGACTAGAATGCCTAATATAATATTTGTAAGCAAAGAAGAAAGCGCATATAATGCAGCAAAAAAGATAATAGAACATGAAATAGATTCTATTCCGGTGGTTGAAAAAGTTCTTGATGAGGAACAAAAGGATCAATATAAGATAATTGGAAAGATATCTAAAACAAATATTACAAAATTGTTTGTAAAAATGGGAAATGGTCAATAA
- a CDS encoding DUF4342 domain-containing protein, with amino-acid sequence MSEVTLEKVDQVRQRTGVSYAEAKHALEVNNGEVLDALIYIEEVKSHDKNSESEWKSEKEEGSQKYETIEEFKAWLSELIKKGNVSRIKIKKDEKVLIDVPVNAGIAAGVIALVLPQLLAIGIITAIATKITIEITKEDGSVEVVNKVVKETVSDVKDMATDLKDKATDLAENLKDKFNSVKNEKSAGKNIHVDNDSPVYTYTVKFDEVDKE; translated from the coding sequence ATGAGTGAAGTTACTTTAGAGAAAGTTGATCAAGTAAGACAAAGAACAGGTGTTAGTTATGCTGAAGCAAAACATGCTTTAGAAGTAAATAATGGGGAAGTTCTTGATGCTTTAATTTATATTGAGGAAGTAAAGAGTCATGATAAGAATAGTGAAAGTGAGTGGAAATCAGAAAAAGAAGAAGGCTCACAAAAGTACGAAACAATAGAAGAATTTAAAGCTTGGTTATCTGAATTAATTAAAAAGGGAAATGTATCTAGAATTAAAATAAAAAAAGATGAGAAAGTATTAATTGATGTACCGGTTAATGCTGGAATTGCTGCGGGTGTTATTGCCTTAGTATTACCTCAATTATTAGCTATAGGTATAATTACAGCTATTGCTACTAAGATTACAATAGAGATAACTAAAGAAGATGGGTCTGTTGAAGTTGTGAATAAGGTGGTCAAAGAGACTGTTTCTGATGTAAAAGATATGGCTACTGATCTAAAAGATAAAGCAACAGATTTGGCTGAAAACTTAAAAGATAAGTTCAATTCAGTAAAAAATGAGAAGTCTGCTGGTAAAAATATTCATGTAGATAATGATTCACCAGTTTATACCTATACAGTTAAATTTGATGAAGTGGATAAAGAATAA
- the recO gene encoding DNA repair protein RecO: protein MSIFETNGVVIKAQDFKENDKLIWLYTEKLGKIAVIAKGAKKSKSRHLSLTLPLCYGEFVVFKGKNLYTLSEGRITNSFQGLLNNLEKLTYSTYICELIDICVTDEEDNGKLFKDFVTCLYLLNTDALDYELLIRSFELKILNATGYGLNLDNCAYCKKSINSAAYINMSFYGGVCEDCPKEYGISLSKGAYSALKYLNTAPMDKIYRLNINKTVKDEIAKITAYIINSNYSKKPKSLEMLNYIKE, encoded by the coding sequence CTGTCTATTTTTGAAACGAACGGCGTAGTAATTAAAGCTCAAGATTTTAAAGAAAATGATAAATTGATATGGTTATATACAGAAAAGTTAGGTAAGATAGCAGTTATCGCTAAAGGCGCAAAAAAAAGTAAAAGTAGACATTTATCTCTTACGCTCCCATTATGCTACGGCGAATTCGTAGTTTTTAAAGGGAAAAATCTGTACACTCTCTCAGAAGGGAGAATAACCAACTCTTTTCAAGGATTATTAAATAATTTAGAAAAACTTACATATTCAACATACATTTGTGAACTGATAGATATATGCGTAACAGATGAAGAGGATAACGGGAAGTTATTTAAAGATTTTGTTACCTGCCTATATTTATTAAATACCGATGCTCTTGACTATGAGCTTTTAATTAGGAGTTTTGAACTTAAAATATTAAATGCTACGGGCTATGGATTAAATCTAGATAATTGTGCATACTGTAAAAAAAGTATAAATTCTGCTGCATACATAAACATGTCTTTTTATGGAGGTGTGTGCGAAGATTGTCCAAAAGAATATGGCATATCTTTGTCTAAAGGTGCATACAGTGCATTAAAGTATTTAAACACCGCACCAATGGATAAAATATATAGACTTAATATCAATAAGACAGTAAAAGATGAAATTGCAAAAATTACAGCATACATTATTAACTCTAATTATTCTAAAAAACCAAAAAGTTTAGAAATGCTAAATTATATTAAGGAGTGA